Proteins encoded in a region of the Streptomyces sp. NBC_00258 genome:
- a CDS encoding enoyl-CoA hydratase/isomerase family protein has product MAFHPADHWEGYLAPPDFEEYSARYADFFRMRREDGIIEVRLHTDDGPYAHTHAAHNVWTRVWQEIGNDPENQVLIITGTGDRWMTGNPKGLNPKPASDLDPDHIYQRMTDGWKLIESFANNIDIPTIAAVNGPGVHTEFAMMSDVTLAAPDADFMDPHFWLGSPPGDGQYMALQALMGPKRAAYYIYAAKSIPADKALEWGLVSDVLPREELLDRSWELARFIMKRPRYTRWATHNIVSRHWKKTVAEDFGFHMAHQMLANVASKSRVPDPELLADSEARKLF; this is encoded by the coding sequence ATGGCTTTCCATCCGGCCGATCACTGGGAGGGCTACCTTGCTCCGCCCGACTTCGAGGAGTACTCGGCCAGGTATGCGGACTTCTTCCGGATGCGGCGCGAGGACGGCATCATCGAGGTCCGCCTGCACACGGACGACGGCCCGTACGCGCACACCCACGCCGCACACAACGTCTGGACGCGCGTCTGGCAGGAGATCGGCAACGATCCCGAGAACCAGGTGCTGATCATCACCGGCACCGGTGACCGGTGGATGACCGGCAACCCCAAGGGACTCAACCCCAAACCCGCCTCCGACCTGGATCCCGACCACATCTACCAGCGGATGACGGACGGCTGGAAACTCATCGAGAGTTTCGCCAACAACATCGACATTCCGACGATCGCGGCCGTCAACGGCCCCGGCGTGCACACCGAGTTCGCCATGATGAGCGATGTGACACTCGCGGCGCCGGACGCCGACTTCATGGACCCGCACTTCTGGCTCGGTTCCCCTCCCGGGGACGGTCAGTACATGGCGCTTCAAGCCCTGATGGGTCCCAAACGCGCCGCGTACTACATCTATGCGGCCAAGTCGATCCCCGCGGACAAGGCCCTCGAGTGGGGGCTCGTCAGCGACGTACTCCCCCGCGAGGAACTCCTCGACCGGTCCTGGGAACTCGCACGGTTCATCATGAAGCGGCCGCGCTACACGCGGTGGGCCACGCACAACATCGTGTCGCGGCACTGGAAGAAGACGGTGGCCGAGGACTTCGGCTTCCACATGGCGCATCAGATGCTCGCCAACGTCGCCAGCAAGTCCCGGGTGCCCGACCCGGAACTGCTCGCCGACTCCGAGGCCCGCAAGCTGTTCTGA
- a CDS encoding TetR/AcrR family transcriptional regulator: protein MSRAIAAVQTPGRRRRSEGKRAAILEAAEALFLAEGYERASVDAIAGRAQVSKRTVYDHFGDKGTIFLRVIERAHDAVADTIRSAIDEELARGRDLREALTAFGQRVVTQAFPSSDYVTFRRLTSQRWAVPQLAEATRDRPERMLEERFTTLVADGEIRAADPGLAARHFTALTISLALETLDVRAGTEAGEPEILAIIVDGVDVFLRAYR from the coding sequence ATGTCGAGGGCTATCGCGGCGGTTCAGACTCCCGGGCGCCGGAGGCGCTCCGAAGGCAAGAGGGCGGCAATCCTGGAAGCCGCGGAGGCGCTGTTTCTCGCGGAGGGCTATGAGCGGGCGAGCGTCGACGCCATCGCAGGTCGGGCACAGGTCTCGAAGCGGACCGTCTACGACCACTTCGGGGACAAGGGAACGATCTTTCTGCGGGTGATCGAGCGTGCCCACGACGCAGTGGCCGACACCATCCGCTCCGCGATCGACGAGGAGCTGGCTCGGGGCCGTGACCTGCGCGAAGCCTTGACGGCGTTCGGGCAACGAGTGGTCACGCAGGCCTTTCCGTCGTCCGACTACGTGACCTTCCGACGACTGACCTCGCAGCGATGGGCGGTACCGCAACTGGCCGAGGCCACGCGCGACCGCCCCGAACGGATGCTGGAGGAGCGCTTCACCACGCTGGTCGCCGACGGTGAGATCCGGGCCGCGGATCCCGGCCTTGCGGCGCGCCACTTCACGGCCCTCACCATCAGTCTCGCGCTGGAGACACTCGACGTTCGGGCGGGCACCGAGGCGGGAGAGCCGGAGATTCTGGCGATCATCGTCGACGGTGTCGATGTGTTCCTGCGGGCGTACCG